A stretch of DNA from Triticum dicoccoides isolate Atlit2015 ecotype Zavitan chromosome 2A, WEW_v2.0, whole genome shotgun sequence:
AAGATAAGTACtaatccctccatcccataatataaaatattttttaacACGACACCAcatatcttatattatgggacggagggagtaaatggaTTTATAGACATAGGACACAAGTCGGGTCGTTTTCTTTCTTCCTAACTAAGAAAAGGTGCGATCTCGCCATGGTCTCCCGTCGGGAGAGTTCCTTCGAGGATGGCGGCTCCCCTCCACCGACGACCTCGGTCGTTGATGGTGTGGGAGGTCCCGGATCCACACGTGTGGATAGTTTTAGGTCAAAGTAGCTTTGTTTTTAGGCTGTCCGTCCTCTTTAGCTTTGGCGGCAGCGATGGCGGCGCTGAATAAATATTCTTCAGATCCTTTCCCGACAAGGTGATCGACCTATGGTTAGGGATGAATTTGAAAATCagtctgttcaagtaaggatgTTGTGGCGGCGGCATCTTTGTAATGGACTTGTGTCCTCGGGCCCCTCCattgcgacggcgtttgctccagcaCCGACGCGGAGCTTGGAGGTAGTCTGGGagtggatgcagattgtggtctacaTCGTCGGcatctggaagatggtggatcGTGTGCTGGGTTCATGGTTCGCGGATGGCAGGTGTGGTTTCCTCCTTCGACGTCTTAGTCATGTAGGGGTGCCAGATCTAGAGTTCGATGGCATGTCCGTGGTGTTACCTCGGTCTAATTCGTTCAATGGTAATGATTTCACCTTTGGTGAGCTACCTtgaaggtccgcaaagctgcatttcTTGGCCGGTGTTTCTTTGTGCAAAATCTAGCGCTTTGTTATCTCTTTATTTTTGTTAGGTTAGTGTTTACATAATTTGTACTACGATCTTTATATGAAATAAATGAGACACATATTATACAATTTTAAAAAATACAACGGATTTATAGCAACCGGTCGACCATGTGCAGCGTCTTGGCATCCATGGCCGCTGGTATTGCAAGTTTGTATATCATTGGTCGAGAGCGCTGACCACGGTTCAGCTCTCCCTATCTCTCCTGTCTACCCACTTATAATTAGCGCTAATTCCTCACCGCTGGATCTCAGCCATCTCCGTGCCCCAGTCAACCGCTCCCTCTCCCCTCAACTATATTTTAGGTCAATCATGTGCCTCTAGCCGGCCATGGCTGTTGATGATGCTACTTGCTTCATAACATAATGCACTGTCAGCCAATGACtcgtcttttctttcttttcttttctttttgaaccGGGCATCACCCCTTTCCATTACTGCAACATAACGAAAATACAGCAgtccaaaaaaaaggagaaaaggggaAACGAGTCCAACACATCGCCGGGAAAACCCGGGAAACCCACTGTGAGCACTCGCCATCGAGATTACTCACCACGGGGCGAAAACCCGACGACACCTAATCACAATAGCTAGTATCCAAGGTCTAAAGCCCCAAAAGAACACAAGACATAAAGCTCGCACACAGCAGAGCAACAAAGTTCAAACCCACGTAAAGGGGGGGAGGTAACTCAAAATAGCTTTTTGAACCATGGAGCAGCATCTCCAGCAGATCACCACGTCGCCTCATCCTGGTTCGCCGCGCagattgtcatcatcatcaacgcgttgtcttttctttcttttctatctTCTCAGTCTTGATAAAGCATCTGCAAATCGCGAAGAGCAGCAGGAAACTCTGCATCTCCTATCCAGCCATCCACCCTCCCCACAGAGTCGATAATCAAGAGAGCGGGAGAATGGAAGGCGCGACCCAGCTTGTGTCCATCGTCGGGCAGCTGGTGGGTAAGGAGTACCGGCAGCTCCGCGGCGTGAGTGCCCAGGTGGCTGAGCTGAGCGACGAGCTGGAAACCATGAAAGCCATCCTCCGCATGCTGTCCGAAGCAGAAGAGGACGCCGTGGACCACTTCATCCGGGTGTGGATGAAGCAGGTGCGCGAGCTCGCCTACGACGCCGAGGACTGCGTGCACCTCTACATCTTCCGCATCCGATGCCGGTCCAGAGACCGCTTCCTCGTGTGGTCCAAACGCATGCTGGGTACGCTTTCTTCTCGCCGCCAGCTTGCTCGAGAGATCAAGGCACTCCGCGCCCGTGCTGTCGTGATCAGCGAGCGCCAGGAACGCTACGGGCTCAGCCGTGAGGTGCTGAGGCGCTCTACTTCTCCTTCCGCTTCAGCGCCGCTGCTCGGCCATGCGCTCAGGCCGGTACCAAACGACCCTGACCATCTAGTCGGCATCACGGAGCAGGCTACCAGACTGGCCGCCATGGTGAAGGCGGTGAGTGACAATGACATGACGCTCAAGGTTTTTTCCGTCGTGGGATTCGGGGGGCTCGGGAAGACTACGCTGGCGATGGAGGTGTGCCGGCAGTTGGAGGCCGACTTCCAAGGCCAAGCTCAAGTGTCTGTGTCCCAGGCGTTCCGCGACACGAAAGATTTGGAGGGATTACTGAAGCGCATACTTCTTCAAATCGTCAAGCCACGAAAGATAGGCATCAACGACGACGATGAACAAGATCCACTGGATGGCATCGACATCATGCGTGTAGACAAGCTTACCGACAagctcgaggaggttctcgaggacaTGAGGTAAGTATAAAACACTACACACAAACTATCTATATAGTACAGTATATCCCTATATATTTATTAGATCATGAGAGTTTCTCCAAGCGTTTTCTCCCCTTCCCCTTGGCGGCTGGACAAACTCTCCCCTCCAGATTTTACCAGCGAGCTTGTGGATTTGTCTCCCCTCTGTTTGCCGCTCTGGCGGCCGGTTGCAGGGAGCGGAAGTCCGGTGCCTTGACTCCAGCTAGTAGTTTAGGTTAGAGTTTTTAATCCTTGCAGGTGCGACGTTCGGGCGGATGACGACACTTCTTCTTAGAGTTTGTCTTCCGGGTTCTGATCCTCGATCCTTGAGCTCATCCATGGACATAGTCAACAGAGCTCCGGTGAAATCACGTTGCCTCCTTGGGACGGCAAGGTTATGATTTCTCTTGTGGGTGCGCGACCGGCGAGATTTGGTGTCAGTTGCTTCGGATCTTGAATCTATTCAAGGGTTCAACGGCGATGACTGCGGCTCCAGGGAATTGGTTCTTAGGGACACGTGCACAAATACTTCCCAACTGTCATCGACAAGGCCAAGCCGACTTCGTTAGGGGAGCGGTGAAAAAACAGCGCGTCAGCCAGACATAGTTTAAAAAACCGGACCGGACCGGCGGTCGAACTGGAAAACCGGAACCGGCAGCCTCATCGGGTTTTTAAGCTAATAAGACCGATATGCAAtcaaaccggaaaaaaccgatcGAACCGTCCGGTTTTCTGGAAAACCAGTGAAAAAACCAGGTAATTGAACTGGGAAAAACCAGGAAAAAAGTTTGAATAGTAATTGGGAAAGTGGGATTCGATCTAATGGCATGTGAGCAGTAGGCGGGGCCTGCCCATGGCCCAATAACCAACTTGGTTGTGCTACTTTGTTGTTCACTACATGGTTATAATTTTATTTTACCATTGTTTCACTCTATATTAGCGCATATATTAATCAATATATATTATTTTATTTCTTAAATAACCAACAATTGAACTGGTGAACCGGCACTCCGACCAGTAAAAACCTGAACCGACAACCTTTCTGGTTCGACTTCCTGTTCGTATTTTTAAACTATGCAGCCAGAGAGAACCATCCCCGACGGTAAACTGTTAAAGATGGGAGGTAGCAGTATACAATCATCCGCAGTTGATTTCGTGAGGATAGTTCTAGTCATTTCCCGTTTTCCAAGATAACGCCAGCCCATCAGAAATTGGCCGTTCTGTTCGCCCTGGTTGAGCGATCGGCGATTGCTCTACCCGCCGTCGCCAACTTGACGTGGCCGACCGGCTCCGCCGTCGTTGAACTCGCCGCCGCATCCCTGTTTCCCAACGCGCTCCCGCCACCACCCTCCGTGGGTGCTTGACCTGGACCGTTGGACGCCCGTCGACCTAGCCGCCGCTTCCTGGCACCTCTGgccgcgcctcccacaaggccacaCGCATCGCCCTCACTTGTCCATGTCCTAGTCGGTACAGTACATGCCACTTCCCAAAAGAAAAATATAGTACAGATTGCAACGTCTCCCACCTTCTCTGGCTCTGGTATGGTGATTAATCACTCAACTCCTGGTCGATGGTGATGCTGTATTTTGGTTGATCGATGGAGTCCGTCGATTGGTAGCTTCTGAAATACTAGCTACATCTAATTTTCCTAGTCGGCGTCCGACGGTAGTGTCCATGAACTCGTTCAACTGTGCCGTACCGCTGAGCGCTCGGTCCACCAGCATGGCGGGAGGGAGAGGAAGCCTCGTCAAGGAAGATGATGTGGGCCGTGAGTGCATGCTGCAGTTGACGAACACGGTCGACAGTGTAAACGCGACGAGGCGGCCGTCGGAATCCTAGCCGGCGGGTGCCTGCATGCATGCGGCGGAGCGAAAAAGGGGAAGAGAACGAACGGGTTTGCTTGGTCGGGAGGCCGGCTAATTTTTCTCTCTACCTAAATTACCCTAAAATAGCTCTTCAAAAATACATAGTGTTTCGTTTCATGCAAGGCAAAATTCTTTGTTACACACCCTAATTGCCAGacgcaccccccccccccagtgtCGCCTCACCCCTGTCaccgccacccacgtcgaccatgTCACAGTCGCGACCTCCTCGTGGAAGCTTCCGTGATGAGATCGAAGAGGGCCATGCTGAGAGAGAGTTCTGAGAGAGGGGTGGGAGCACACGGAGTGGGTCGAGGATGAGGCACACCTTAAGGCTAAATCAGCCGTCGCCACGCCCACCTCCGCGCCACCCTCGAGTACTTGGACCACATGTCGATTGCCACACCACAAAAATGGTCGCCACACTCACTTCATCCTTCAAGAATGTGGCCTTATTACCTCGCATCCAGGACACTCAAGCATTCGTCGACCGCATGGCCGCAGAAGTCACGTGTTTAATATGGAAGAGCTCGTAGTTTACCAAGAGGATCAGGAGCTCATAGTTTACCAGAGAATCGTTGTATTCCTTCTTCAAATCTATGTTGAAATCGATGTTTACTATGGTACTAAAAAACTTCCATTATTGAGGTGGTGAATGAAATTGAATTGAAGTCTGAATCAAATGCTTTCTGATTTTTGGATTTATTGGAAGAACCATTGTAATCAATGACAAGTCGAACTCAGAATGGCCCACACAAACCTAGATGTTACCGAGTTTTTCATTTGTTACACAGCATCGAGAATCCCTGTTGAGAATTATCGAATATTTATGGTCTAAAACTACAAAGGAAACAACTTAATCCTGGCATCAGTTCACGTAATAATTTAAGGATCATTGCTCGCCACGGAAGAAAGCATATCCAACAAGACATATTGTGGAAATAGCTCTCGCAACACCCCTATCTTAACATTAGCATATTGACATCAGATTTTTAACATGAAAAGCCCCCAAATTGGGACGGAAAACCATGGACGAAGCGACCCAAATCTTCTTCCGCATTATCAAATGGTGGGTATAAAAAGTTCTTTTGTAGGTAGCACTAGATACAATCGTACATCAAGATCTCTACATCATGGTTAGCAACAACAAGATTTTGGGTTACAAGAGCTAGGGATTGGTGGAACCGCAACCTGAACTTCATGACCTTGGGGGTTAGATCCCTTTGCTTGATGGAAAAATCCTTCCTTCAATTGTTCTCTCCTTCCCATTCTCTCCTGCTTTTCTCTTCTCTTATTGAATGGAGGCTAAAACTCAAACACCTACCTCTGCTTGGTGGCTGCTGGAGGGGAGGCTAGACACCCCCCTTCCCACACATATAAAATTCAAAATGACACTAGGTAATAACCTTAATGGTTAGTTGGCTCTTGCACAGTTTTGAGTCGCCTAAAACCTTCAAATGGCCATACCCCCACAACCCTCATCAGTAGGATATGCCAAGCATTCTACCCCTCTAACTCATGAGGGGGGCACTGCCATGCGACGGTCATGATATCAAAATCATTCTTGTCGGTATGGATCTTCTCAAGTTGTAGCAACTTGGAGTTCACAACATCTCACATCCAACAGTACCTCACACCAATGCATTTGGATCGAGAGTGATTGCTTGAATTTTTGGCAAGGTGAATAACACTTTGACTGTCGTAAAATAGAACATACTTATCTTGCTTCACATCAAGCTCTTGCAAGAAGTTCTTCATCAATATCACTTGTTTGCAACCATCAACCGCAACTACATACTTAATTTTCTGGTTGACATAGAAACACATTTCTGCAATCTTGATTGCCATGACAATGCTCCTCTACACAAGTCATCGGGTATCCAAAGGTGGACTTCCTACAATCAATGTCATTAGCATAATATTCATTTGTAAATCCTTGCAATGCAGGATCACTGCTTCCAAAGCATAAACATGACATAGAAATTCCTTTGAGATACCCAAGAATTCACTTCATTGCTTTGCTATAAGCTTTACATGGCTTTGCCATGAACCGGCTAACAACTCCAACTGCATAGGCAATATCAAACCAAGTGCACATCATGGCGTACATTAAAGTGCCCACCATAAATTGGTGTGGTATTTTATTCATTTATTATTTCTCCTTCTTGATTGTAGGACATTTTGTAGCAGTTAATTTGTGATGCATTGCGAGCAGAGAGTTCATAACTTTTGCATCCTTCATATTGAACCTTTCAAGTACTTTCTCAATGTATCTTTCATGTGAGAGCGGAAACAACTTCTTTGATCTTCATGCCAAATATTTGCTTAGCTGGTCCCGAATCATTCACATCAAATGATTTACTCGGTGCCCTTCTTAAGGAGAGCAATCATCTTTGTGTCATTTCCAACAATCAAAATTTCATGAACATATAGCAAGAGAGTAATAAAACCACCCTCGACGTACCTCTTCATAAAAACACAATGATTAGGTTATGCTTTATGATAATCTAGCCCGGTCATAAAAGACCCAAAATTCTTATACCACTGTCGAGGAGTTTACTTCAAGTCATGCAAATACTTCTTCAATTTGCAAACTAAGTGCTCCTTGACTGCAACCatggacacacacacacatgtaaccATGTAAGAATGTTGACATCACATGAACTTGCTCAATTTCCATGTCCATGGTACCAGCCATCCGAAACACAATTCAGATTGAAGACATCTTGAACAATGGAGAAGATATTTCATCAAAGTCGATACCCTTTTTTAGTGAAACATTTCACACCCAATCTAGATTTATACCTTGGATATGAGCTGATTTATTCAGTCTTCACTCTATAATCTGTCACATTAATTTTCCTTGGACTACGCGATGTATGAGTTGTCACATGATCCACCACTTCATTATTTGCACCCCGAATCTTACTCACATATGCACCTCCATTAAGCATCCGGATTTCCATGGCTCTCCGAGGAGGAACCACCATCAGTTCTAGCTTTGTTTGGAGGTTCAACCTATAACCAGTCACCATAATTGAGATCCTTGTCCTCATGAACACCTGCACCAGTCTTTGTAGTCTTGGCCAATCAGAACACACACTTTACAGAATCGAGCCAATTTCTCATATCTACTAAAGAACATTTATCGCTCTTTACCACGGACTATACTGACCCACTTTGTTAGGTTGCCGCACATCATGACAAACACGAACATAATCTCCACATGAATTGGCATTCAACTGCATCTCTAGAATTTGCCTTGCGTTTCTTAGAAGTTTTTTTTGGCAAGTTCCTTTTTGAAAAACCATCCGGGAGCCGCTGGAATTATAGCCAAACTGGCATATGCACTATGTTCACATCTTCCATAGTACTAAAGTCATCATATGGACTTAACAACACTGACCAGCTCCTGAATAACTAAGACCCCTGCAGCAACATCCTTTACCAATCGCCAGGGCAGGCTACCTGGACAACTAATAGGTTAGGGCCGACGGGGCGGAAGCAAATTTCCTACACCGGATTCCACGTTGCACGCATGTCCTTGTAGAAAGTGCCTTGACTGGTTTTTTTATCTATATGAACCCTAGATAGGGAAAGCCATCTCACACTCTCCTTCAAGGCTGGATCATTGCCATCACAACATCGTCGAAGGCTTCATCCTTCAGATCAAGCTGATTGAAAAACTCACCCAGATCACCCTTGGTGGCGCAACCACCGCCTGAAGTTCTTCTTCTTGTCGGTCTCCCCCTTCTTCCCAGATTTGACCCTTTTTGGTACAAAGGCCTTGCCGACGAAAGGTTCATTTGGGCCATATAAGAGCTCAATAGGGGATCCAAGGTTAATACTCTTCCACAAATCAAGGATGGCAAAGCCTTCGGCGAGCTGTTGCATGTCGTTTTCTGCAGCAGGGTTCAAGTTGAATTAGAAGCCCTGCTCGAGGAAGATGATGGAGGGAAGCATTGGGGAAGTCATAGTCATTGTCATTGATGCTATAAGCTCAAGCACCACGGTGATCGTGAAACATCGATGATTAATACACCAccaatcccatgatcaactccgaaCCATGGAAGATAGTAGAGGGTTGTGTGGTGCTCGAAGGAATCTCAATGGTGATAAAAGTGATGTGGTGGGTTTACCCAAATTCAGGCCACTCGGTGGTTTCTAGACCTACGTCCTCCCTACCGGGGTTTATAGACCAATGAGTACATTACAATGGTGTAGATCTAATTTACGAAGACCCAGCTTAAATGTAGGTTGCCTCTGAAGTTGATGATCTCATGGCGGAGGTCCATATGTTTCTCATATAGGTAGATGGATGCTAGTTGTGGTAGCTATCTCCGGGGGATACGGTATGAGCAACTGATCCCAGTATTAATATGGAGAACATATATCCTATAATAACCAGATCCCGACATGGCATACCCGTCCTTATCCTCTTAGAGTGCCTACTCGAGCACAGTGGGTGAGTGACTCGAGAGTTCTTAGACACTCTTTCAGGTGATGCGGTCCACGGACTCCCATAGGGTACCCTCCTGGACTAGGTATCCTTACTCACCGACATCCCCCTTGTGTACAATAGAAATATGTTCTGTTTGGTGGACTTGGTGAAGGACCAAAATACATGCATGGATTAGTAGTGACTTGAGATTATTTCTCCTAAAAAAATATAGAAAAGTGAAAATTGTACAAAGAATTTGGGATTTAGTATAGCACTGTATTTGTTTCATTTATAAACGATTTTAGATGATGCTTTTGGAGTGTAGAAAgcatattttatattttatatttctaAATAGTTCTCCTTCCTATATTTTAAAATGAGTTTTGGCTTTCATCTTGGCAATCACACGAAAAAAATACATTCTCAATGGAAAGAAAAATCATTATTCACTTCCAAAGATCCTCCTATGACTAAAGTTTTATCTTTGACCTATCCAAAAAAATATGCATCATTTGTTCTCCATCTCAATTCATCTAAAATATAGAAGAGACAACAAGGTGTTGGTGCTGGATGAAGTATCATTGTAATATGGTGCACTTTCGTATTCTGAAATTATGTAGTCTAATTAATAAGTGCTAAATACAAGTGGTTGTACTCGCTGTACTAGTTCAGAAAAAGGAGCAGCTTATATTAGGTATTCTGGCAACTAAGGGGAACTAAAGGTATACTTAATAATTTTATGCAGCTGTGTAATTACTATGGTAGAAAACAAAAATGTTTTAACACCCATTATCTTATGTCTCGAAAACAAAGAATTAGCCAATATTGCATCTCTGTAGATGCCCTTAAGCTACCATGTTTATGTCATTAAGCAAGATATATTCATAATGAAGGTAGATATTGCTTTTCACGCATCCTAATTAATAAGGAATTCCATTTGCAAACCTAGGTACCTCATTGTGGTCGATGATGTATGGACAATACCAACATGGGATGCAATCAAATCCAAGTTGCCAGAGAACAACAAGGGAAGCAGAAGCATTGTGACCACTCGGTTAGAGACCGTGGTCACATCATGTAGTGAAGCTAGTAGTGTTGATGAAGACTGCATTTATTTGATGGAGCCCCTCAATTTGGAGGACTCTAAGAAGTTGTTCCTCAGCAGAGTATTTGGTCCCAAGGATGCCTCTTGCCCCAAGGGCCTGGAAACTGAAATgcacaaaattttgaaaaaatgcgGTGGGCTGCCAATGGCCATTATTAGCATTGCCGGCCTCTTGGCAAGCCATAAACAGTCCGAGAGCAAAGATATGTGGGAAAGAATTCGCAAATCGATTGGGTCTCACATGGAAAGCCACCATACCCTTGAAGGGATGAGAGACATAGTTACTCTCAGCTATAACCACCTACATCATTACCTCAAGGTTTGCATGATGTACCTCAGTATTTTCCCAGAGGATTATGCCATTTCAAAGGATCGTCTCCTAAAAAGATGCGTCGCTGAAGGATTGGTTGCTGAGGTCCGGGGTTTGACCTTGATGGAGGTTGCAGAAGCTTACTACAAGGAGTTGGTGAGTAGAAGCATGATTGATCGGTCCGGTGAAGTAGTTACCTTCTATGATGGGAGGGTGGAGATGTGCCGGGTACACGACATGATGCTCGAGGTCTTGGTGTCCAAATCCTTGGAGTGTAACTTTGTTAGCCTGGTAGGTGGTCTGCAGGAAGGGATGCCGTATGATAGGATTCGCCGCCTATCCATCCACGGCGGAGAAGAGGCCGAGGATTCTGCATGGAACACAACTGCAACATGGGATAGCCGGATGAATGGCGTCGAGGAGATGaagatggtgaaggaaatatgacctagaggcaataataaagttattatttctttccttatttcatgataaatgtttattattcatgctagaattgtattaaccggaaacataatacatgtgtgaatacatagacaaacagagtgtcactagtatgcctttacttgactagctcgttaatcaaagatggttatgtttcctaaccatggacaaagagttgttatttgattaactggatcacatcattagttgaatgatctgattgacatgacccattccattagcttagcacccggtcgtttagtatgttgctattgctttcttcatgacttatacatcttccaatgactatgagattatgcaactcccgtttgccggaggaacactttgtgtgctaccaaacgtcacaacgtaactaggtgattataaaggagctctacatgtgtctccaaaggtacatgttgggttggcgtatttcgagattaggatttgtcactccgattgtcggagaggtatctctgggccctctcggtaatgcacatcacttaagccttgcaagcattgcagctaatgagttagttgcgagatgatgtattacggaacgagtgaagagacttaccggtaacaagattgaactaggtattggataccgatgatcgaatctcgggcaagtaacataccgatgacaaagggaacaacgtatgttgttatgcggtctgaccgataaagatcatcgtagaatatgtaggagccaatatgagcatccaggttccgctattggttattgaccggagacgtgtctcggtcatgtctacattgttctcgaacccgtagggtccgcacgcttaaggtttcgatgacagttatattatgagtttatgagttttgatgtaccaaggagttcggagtcccggatgagatcggggacatgacgaggagtctcaaaatggtcgagacgtaaagatcgatatattggacgactatattcgaacttcggaaaggttctgagtgattcgggtatttttcggagtaccggagagttacgggaattcgccgggagaagtattgggccttattgggccatacgggaaagagagaggggctacctagggcaggccgcgccccccccccccaaggcctagtccgaattggactagggggaggggctgcgcccccttcttccttcccttctcccttccccttccttgtctcctactcctactacatggaaggaatcctagttggactaggaaagggggaatcctactcccggtgggagtaggactccctagggcgcgccatagagagggccggccctcccctcctccactcctttatatacgggggcagggggcaccccatagacacacaagttgatcttcgtgatcgttccttagccgtgtgcggtgcccccttccacgatattacacctcggtcatattgtagcggtgcttaggcgaagccctgcgacagtagaacatcaagatcgtcagcatgccgtcgtgctgacggaactcctccccgaagctttgctggatcggagcccggggagcgtcatcgagctgaacgtgtgcagaacacggaggtaccgtccgttcggtgcttggatcggtcggatcgggaagacgtacgactacttcctctacgttgtgtcaacgcttccgcttcggtctacgagggtacatagacaacactctcccatctcgttgctatgcatcaccatgatcttgcgtgtgcgtaggaatttttttgaaattactacgttccccaacagtggcatccgagcctaggtttttatggtttgatgttatatgcacgagtagaacacaagtgagttgtgggcgatataagtcatactgcttaccagcaagtcatactttggttcggcggtattgttggataaagcggcccggaccgacattacgcgtgcgcttacgcgagactggttctaccgccgtgctttgcacacaggtggctggcgggtgtcagtttctccaactttagttgaaccgagtgtggctacgcccggtccttgcgaaggttaaaacagcaccaacttgacaaactatcgttgtggttttgatgcgtaggtaagattggttctt
This window harbors:
- the LOC119358394 gene encoding disease resistance protein PIK6-NP-like, coding for MEGATQLVSIVGQLVGKEYRQLRGVSAQVAELSDELETMKAILRMLSEAEEDAVDHFIRVWMKQVRELAYDAEDCVHLYIFRIRCRSRDRFLVWSKRMLGTLSSRRQLAREIKALRARAVVISERQERYGLSREVLRRSTSPSASAPLLGHALRPVPNDPDHLVGITEQATRLAAMVKAVSDNDMTLKVFSVVGFGGLGKTTLAMEVCRQLEADFQGQAQVSVSQAFRDTKDLEGLLKRILLQIVKPRKIGINDDDEQDPLDGIDIMRVDKLTDKLEEVLEDMSQREPSPTITPAHQKLAVLFALVERSAIALPAVANLTWPTGSAVVELAAASLFPNALPPPPSVGA